One window of Pseudomonadota bacterium genomic DNA carries:
- a CDS encoding iron-containing alcohol dehydrogenase, translated as MCVIWNFPTRVVCGVGAALRVGDEARSLGVDSVLIVTDRGVNEAGVLSDLHRGLAQAGVASSLFDDISSNPVEDEVSAATEAYKQSGAGLVLAVGGGSVLDVGKLVRLLVAHAPPLAQYDDAVGGGALIVDPVPPMIAIPTTAGTGSEVGRAAVATLKANNKKTVFFAPMLLPNVALLDPALTRSVPARLTAATGFDALTHAIEAYCCCMDHPMADAIACESIRLIVANLPRVLQNGGDLQARAAMLKASMMGAVAFQKGLGACHSLAHPLSAEHGLHHGLANALCLPSVLDFNREAAAAKLAHIGNLLGVNGGDEVSLAAQCADAIRSLRRQAGLPDGLAAVGVQTSDLERLADLAFEDACHRDNPRPCSRDDLLSLYRASL; from the coding sequence ATGTGCGTGATCTGGAATTTCCCCACGCGGGTGGTTTGCGGTGTTGGAGCGGCCCTGCGGGTCGGCGACGAGGCACGTTCGCTGGGAGTGGACAGCGTGCTGATCGTGACCGACCGGGGCGTGAACGAGGCTGGAGTGCTGAGCGACCTGCATCGGGGACTGGCGCAGGCGGGCGTCGCCAGCTCGCTCTTCGATGACATCAGCAGCAATCCGGTCGAGGACGAGGTGTCTGCAGCTACGGAGGCCTACAAACAGAGCGGCGCCGGCCTGGTGCTGGCAGTGGGGGGAGGTAGCGTGCTCGACGTGGGCAAGCTCGTCCGTCTGTTGGTTGCTCATGCACCTCCCTTGGCGCAATACGACGATGCCGTGGGCGGCGGCGCGCTCATCGTGGATCCCGTGCCTCCCATGATCGCGATCCCGACCACGGCGGGCACAGGAAGCGAGGTGGGGCGCGCGGCCGTGGCGACGCTCAAGGCCAACAACAAGAAGACCGTCTTTTTCGCGCCGATGCTGTTGCCCAACGTGGCCCTGCTCGACCCAGCCCTGACGCGCAGCGTGCCGGCACGATTGACCGCCGCGACCGGCTTCGACGCGTTGACCCACGCCATCGAAGCGTATTGCTGCTGCATGGATCATCCCATGGCTGACGCTATCGCCTGCGAGTCGATCCGACTGATCGTCGCGAATCTTCCCCGTGTGCTGCAAAACGGTGGCGACCTGCAAGCGCGCGCTGCCATGCTCAAGGCGTCGATGATGGGTGCGGTCGCGTTCCAGAAGGGCCTAGGCGCGTGTCACTCGTTGGCTCACCCCTTGTCTGCAGAGCACGGGTTGCACCACGGACTGGCCAACGCGCTGTGTTTGCCCTCCGTTTTGGACTTCAACCGCGAGGCGGCAGCTGCCAAGCTGGCCCACATAGGCAATCTGTTGGGCGTCAACGGTGGCGACGAGGTCAGTCTTGCGGCCCAATGCGCAGATGCGATTCGTTCCCTACGCCGCCAGGCCGGTTTGCCCGACGGGTTGGCGGCAGTCGGAGTGCAAACCAGTGATTTGGAGCGTCTCGCAGACCTGGCCTTTGAAGATGCATGCCACAGAGACAACCCGCGTCCCTGCAGTCGCGACGATCTGTTGAGTCTGTACCGCGCCTCGCTTTAG
- a CDS encoding TatD family hydrolase, whose product MALADVHAHLTHSALHEQLPQVVARAHAAGLSSVVSNGLNPADNEATLELAKEHALVKPALGFYPVDVVLSDMRAHDVDYPRQDTEFSAEQGVSWLEQHAHEAFAIGEIGLDGYWVPEFLWPKQEDVFRTLVRLAIGHHKAVIIHSRKRERRAFEILQEQGAQRVNWHCFGGKVKLARAIAHEPGQYFSIPATARRSQSFTRMLQTLPRERLLLETDCPYLGPERGVANEPGNVRGTLRYAAELWGVNESEAERQFAANFEALFGVQP is encoded by the coding sequence ATGGCGCTCGCCGACGTACACGCCCATCTGACCCACAGCGCGCTGCACGAGCAGCTGCCGCAAGTGGTCGCCCGCGCGCACGCAGCGGGGCTGTCCAGCGTCGTCAGCAACGGGCTGAATCCAGCCGATAACGAAGCCACGCTCGAGCTGGCCAAGGAGCACGCGCTGGTCAAGCCGGCACTGGGATTCTATCCGGTTGACGTCGTGCTGTCGGACATGCGAGCCCACGACGTCGACTACCCTCGACAGGACACGGAGTTCAGCGCCGAGCAGGGCGTTAGCTGGCTCGAGCAGCACGCACACGAAGCGTTCGCCATCGGCGAGATTGGCCTCGATGGCTATTGGGTTCCGGAGTTTCTCTGGCCCAAGCAGGAAGACGTGTTCCGGACCCTGGTGCGGCTGGCCATAGGCCACCATAAGGCCGTGATCATCCATTCGCGCAAGCGCGAACGCCGTGCCTTTGAGATCCTGCAGGAACAAGGTGCGCAGCGCGTGAACTGGCACTGCTTTGGCGGCAAGGTGAAGCTCGCGCGCGCGATCGCACACGAGCCTGGCCAGTACTTCTCGATTCCAGCCACTGCGCGCCGCTCCCAGAGCTTCACGCGCATGCTCCAGACCCTGCCCCGAGAGCGCTTGCTGCTCGAAACCGACTGTCCCTATCTAGGCCCGGAGCGGGGCGTTGCCAACGAACCAGGCAACGTACGCGGCACGCTGCGCTATGCTGCCGAGCTGTGGGGCGTTAACGAATCGGAAGCGGAACGCCAGTTCGCCGCCAACTTCGAGGCGCTGTTTGGCGTGCAGCCTTAG